AGCACATCGGTTATCAAATCACAGAGCAGTCTTGCGGGACAAAGTTCCGTAGAATCCAACGTTGACATGGAATATTTTCCCAAAGAAAGTGATCTTAAACCAGTAAGCTGTATTATCTATAGCGATTTTAGGTATTATCGTTGCTGATTTGTTGGTTCGATCCAGCCCCCTATTAGTTCAACCGGTTCCCTTGATACTGCAACCGCTATGATGGAGAATGGAGCTTCGTGTGGTCTACCCTTGTCAAAGCAGAAAAGGATCTTAATGCGACAAGATTGTGtgacaagaaaagaaggcgATAAGGACGCCATTGGTGGTGGTGAAAGCGAACGTGCCTCTCCTATAGTTCATACCTTTCAACCTATTCTCCCCAAGTATTTGATATCTTTAAATCGTTTTAGACTGAAGCTTAATTCTTCAATTCAAAGGATATTGAAAAGCAACAGTGAAACTGAATTATCCGATTCGAGACCGCGATCTCAAAATACAGCATATCTTCAAGTACCTTCACGACCGACTGCCCCCCAGGTGATTGGGCAGCGATCTCAACCCATTCAACCTCGCCCATCAGGTACAACCCTGTCACCTGCCTCGGGCGTCGCCACAAGTCCATCCTCACCTCAACCAATGAACATACCCACAGTAGCTGTTACACCTGTCAGTGCCGCCCCAAACATTGTAATTGAGCATTATCCTACCATTATACGCTTAGTTTCCATTGAGGAAATGAATACTGTAGCAGAACCCCCAACCTCCACGCCTCCCACGCTTACTAGAGCTTCAAGTTGTATAGGTAAGATGAAATTATCGATAACGATGATTTAGATCTTATGGAATGGACAcgtattttaaatgtttactCTAAAATATGCATGAACTGTTATTTACACAATCTTTGTCGTTGGTTCTGACAGGTGGAACCGCCACCGATACTTTACAAGTACCTTGTTTTACTGTGGATACTGTTCCGTCATCATCTTCCCATAGCTCGCCGAAGCTTCGTGTAAGTTTTCTTTATAGTTTCAAAATTCacatttgaaataataatgttataattttaaaataggTCAaggcagaagaaaatttgagaaGATCGATTTCTAATCCTGGCGTGTCTTCTTCCCCGCCCGTCTCCACTCCCAGCACCAACGGTCACTGTCCAGTACTGCGAACAGGGGCCGCCCTCGGGTGCAATTACTGTTGGAACACTAATGACAGCCATGGCCGGattttaaggagaaaaacaaagtatCATTGCCCAGATTGCCAGGCAAATTTGTGTATTGTTCCCTGTTTTCAGGTTAGTTACGCAATTACATTGATTCAAacaattcattaacaaagctaactaattaaaaaatttttttgttcaggaATATCATGAGAAATATGTTTCATCCTCCAGTGAAACTAAAACCAGTGGGTCCCAGCAAAAAGGATCGAATACTAGCCATCAGATGTTCAAAATGAGTTCGTTTTGAGGTATCAAGGTTGTTGAACGAATGTGCAATTAGTTTTGTGCGTTAGTCCATCGCAAAACTATTTCCCCCTTTTGATGTTTCTCGAGTTTTTCACAGTTATCTCGACACAAACCTCCCCTTCTTCATGACTGCCGTTTGTGTAATTGGACAACGTTGTTACGGTTGTTCAATAGCTTCAGCACCTACTTTGATGAGACGCTGATGCGAGGCGTAATAGCCGAGGGCGTTTATGATTTACTTGTtaagtaaagaagaaaattcattcCGATACCCATAAGCAAAATTTTACTTAAGGCTGTTTTACCATGCATTTATCGACAATCCATCGTGCTGAGGACAACGTGTTCGATGCACAATCAAGCTTTGTTACAAGTTTTTCTACATTTCAGTCAGTTAACCAAAGTGCTCCTGTGAATTCCTTCATGTTTGTTCTTTCTCCTTGTCATAGGGTGCCTTTCCCGTTCTTCGTCAAAGagttattgtttgttttattcacGGAAATTATCAtagcttttattttcgtgGTGAGATTCACAATGTACTGTACATATGCATATGCCGACCACTCACGTTCCATAAAGAGTGTACAGTTTATCAATGTTAAAACAATACTTCCCAGGGCAATGATTTCTTGCAAATTTAAAACCTTTTAGCCATTGTAAAAATGCACCAGGTGCCATTATTTCGCCCTCAAATACAAAATGCTTGctcctttcatttttaattaatattTCTAACTTGCCATGGAACACAAGAGAAAATGCTCTATTGTTTAAAATGACACTCGTATAGAATCATAACGATGAACATTACTTGTATTTTGAACAGTACTTGGGAAAAGAAGAGTGGACACATATTCTTTCTGCTCTTCAAAATTAACTTACTTGATAATAAGAAGTTTAGGAGCTATGCCATCCTACTAAGAAAAGGCTATGAAAATCTAATGCCTTCATAAATGTGCATGGCACGTCGAACTCAATTGGGCATATAGGAAAGTCAATCTACATGATAAAGTGAAGGAAAAATTTACAACCGCGTTATGAAGATTGCTGGCATACTAGTAAATGGagttgaaaaatagaaaacatttcTAATTTAGTGAATTTATTAACTGTAGCTGGCACGAACGCAGCGATCACCCTTTGGAAGGCACGGTCGGAAGTTGGTTAAAATGCATTCCGCCATCTCGTTTGCGGCGCAGCATTGTTCTCGATCGCCACAGTACATTGAACGGAAAGCTTCCAGCTATGACAGTGGAATACGCAGTTGATAACAAAGGATTCCTTACTATTAAAAACCACTTGCGTTACCTGTTCATGAGACATTTGAATCGGATCCTTGTAAACAATCCAGATAACACATTCCGAACAAGGGGGTGTCGTTAACGATCCCAAGTATGTCCAGTATGGTCGTGGCTCGTTAGCTAAAAACGCTTACGTCAGTATGTTAAGATATTGTGTCATAGTATTTAAGGACTCCTTACTTGGCATCAGTTTAGAGGGATCTAGCTCCAGATTATCGGTGAGCTTGACTGTTTCATCTTTAAATTTGATGTTATTCAGAGCCCTGATAAGATTGTTGGCCTCTCCATGCTCTTTACCAGCctagaagaattaaaaactagttttttttggGCTAGGTATAAGTTCGATGTATAGTTTACCTCGACGAAGACACCCAGCACGGCGAGACCATCTCCATGTTTCAAGGCCTCAGAAAAACTGCCATACTTGGTGTTCCAGTGGACGAAATGAAGCTGCAATCGATGTTAAAGACAAAACGTTATCACAACGTTTGGTAAGTAAAGTTGAGACGTTTTACCTCGCCAGCATAGGATTTTCCGTCGACCGTGTGTTCAGATCCAATGGAATCTATTCCAGCATAATAATAAGACAATGAttttacttcttcttctttaccgAAACAGTTAATACGATTACCATTTGCTCCCCAGTGGCAGTGATATTGCTCCAGTTGGTAGGTGTCCTTCAACGGGCCGCCTTGTAACGTAGATCCTTCGCCATGTACGTGGGCCTTCCAGCAGTAACCAGTGTTTGTCACATCAACCGTATGTTTTGGCCAATTCCAGGTGAGCTGTCGGCTACTCAATTTGGGATCGAGCGTTACATCAGATGTCTGGATATCGATGGGTGACTGCCGCTGACCGGCAGCTTCGGCGTAGTTTTCAGCCCAGGTATGAGGCCCTATAAATCGTATAAATTATATACTAATTTCGGTACACCAAACGATCACAGTTTCTATTTGCTAATTATTTTAAGTTCAAACACCTATAATATAAACAAGTACGAGTTATTTTATGGCAAACAATGAAATCTTTCACGCATAATGCCCATCCCAGTACATTTGTCACTGCCTAATGTACTCCTCGACGTAAAACGTCACGCGCTCGCTCTATCAGGAAATTTGTGTCATTCGCCTGACGGATGTCTTTATATTTGTTAAAGCAATAGCACAATTGTTGTGAATTAAGAACGCCAATTCcaaaaaaaccttaacagTTGGATAGCGCATTTAACTAGGCttcaattcaaattttcatttacCGTTAGTGCTTTTGTAACCCCAGTTATGCGCCATGTCGAAGATCAGGCTATTACTTGCTTCTGAAAACCGTTCGAAATACACGTAATGTTTTAGAAGGACCTATCCAACAGCACCTTGTTACAACATTCAAACTTTAAACAAATTAAGCTTGCAATGACAACTTTGGCAAGTGCAAAGGGATTGATCTCGTTAGGATGCTTCGGTCCTTATATAGAATCCACTGGTCGGGCATTCATATCGGGAGGTGGGCCTTTTTAAATGGGCGTGATCGGCCCACTTTTGTCATTGTCTGTCATTCTCCATTGTCCTAGTGAGCGAGAATAATATGGTCCTTTGCTTTGGCACGAGCCAtcgttttggaaaaaaccacACGTTAGCGTTGTCGATCCCGTGATTCGCTTTGCCCAAACGTCCCACATTCTAAGCATCTGCTTCAAGATTAGTCATCACCCGAAATCAAAATGTAGTGGCGTGCCGCTTATTTGATCACAAAGAATCGTTCACTCAATTCACGCATACAGTACGTTTGTAGCTTTTCACGTCCCGCATAAAAGCAAGTTAACGTTAGGCCTGAATCTATCTgcagaatttgaaaaatttgaaattccaTTTCATACTAATAGTTGTTACTTATTGAATTgaccaaaagcaaaaatgcaTAATCGTGACTAGTCACGGGACGACTCACGAGCCCATTAATAAAAACGAACGAATCATGATGGCGCAATATTAGATGATCACGTGAGTGTGGCGGAATGGACCACTAATCGACAACATCCGATTGCGATGATAAATTTCGGGATTATTTTATGGGCTTTATGGAAGGTAAAAGCTAGGGCCTTTTCAACCGAATGTAATTCGCAATACAGATGAATCTTTTTAAAGTCTCACTTTTCTGCCCATTAAAATCTGCAGCAAGACTTTCGTTTCTATCTTAGAAAATGGGAGTAATTGTCGATTCTTGTAGAATAATAATTCTTTAAAGAGGTTAGGGATGCGCAGCTGATTGTCGGTATAACCGAGGGTAACGTGACTGATTGAAAGTTGACATACTCAgacaaatttaaaatcatgGGGACTTTCGAGCAATGAAAACTCTTCTTATGTGATGAGAATTTTCATGTATTGCATCAAAGTGTTCGAGTTCCGTGTCCCACCAGCTAAGATAAACACATGACTGCCGTTTGGTAACTGGAAAACATTTGAGTTTGTTTAACCCATACTAAACAGGTCGGTCAGATTGTGACGTCAACGCAACTCGGTACAGCTATTTGATTGAATAACTTATATTACCTTGATGGTTATTGAAGAAGCTATAAGTAGTGTCTCCGTTTGTACAAATCCTAGCTGGTGCtcctaatgttttttttattcaataggAGCAAAACACTATGTCAAAAAAATGCCACTCATGATTATTGAGGAGTCGCTGGTCTCGCGCGtgttaaataatttttcacGCTCGCTTCTCTGTTAAGGATTTTTattaagaaggaaaaaaaaatcaagcatTAACGATCTCTTTCCTCTCGTATGAATCCGATGGTCATTTGGAGAACTAAATGCGTGTCCTTGCATAATGTGATGCTTTGTTGCGTGCTCATAATTTGTTGTGAAGTTTCAGCGACCTTTTTACAGCCTTTGCAGGCATGAgctgaaattttctttccgttttacCCAGTTTTCAATAGCTAGAGGCTGGCTAAGGTCTGCCATGTACCCAAGTAATTTTAATGGCGTTTTCCTGCTCTATATGAACagaaaataaaccaaaaaaaaaatgttccgcTTACATGTCGAGATGCTTAGCGCAGGGCTCTTGCTTCTTCCCTTTTCTATGAACGTTGGATGAATAATATTGATTCGTAAAATTTATCATCCAACCTGCAGTATATCTTACGACGAGTTTGCCAATGAAAGAGTTTGGTAGCGGAATTTGTCCGTTACGAACCCACGCCTTCCATTCGCCATGTTGGAGAACTTGAAGGCAGTTGACATCCTCATCAACGTTTAAATACCGAAGACTACAAGTGGGAAAGGATCGCTGTATGAGAATATTACAAACATGTGGCGAAAATTCCACATTTTAAAGCGCTTATTAAGTTATTAAATCCGGTTCCGTCTCAGTCATACGTCTCCTGCTTGACATTGAACCAGACGTCCGGTGTCTATTTGCTAGTACATGGGTTCTTAAGAGTCATCATTCCACAATGCAGTTCATACAttaatcctttttttatatatacttTAGAACTACGTGTATTGAATTTGGTTGAAAAACTTCATAGCATCCTATCTTCACTGAACCGGTCAGTAGCAAACATACAAACATAATAGAATGCTTCAGTTATGGATAAAAAAGACGTGTGGATACATCTGTTACTACATTTTAATGTTATAAAAAGATTTTAGTCCTTTCTTAGATCCTTAAGCGGAAGTTCTACGTACTAAAACGTTTTTGGGAAAAATGGCTACAGTaattatccccccccccattaaTTATGTATTGCTGATTTGAGCACGTAGCACCCTTATGGACAGCAATTCCTCTTTACAGGTGCGCCTAGCTGTACAAAATTCGGTTTCTGATGACAACAGCATGTGAGgggtttttcgtttttggcaaATATAAGGAAATGGATGACAAAGGACAATCGACAAGGACAGATTGATCTGATAAGAATCGTGAGTTTAAGTCTATTTTCCCTTCGTCGTCGTCCATCGTTTGTCATGTTTACAACCATTTgctgggaaaaaaattaaggctACACACGCGATAAATAAATTTTCTCTATGGTCAAGTACATTCAATCACCTGGCGCGTGTATGTTGCCTGCGTccactttttttgtttcgtcatGAGCTACACAGCAACAGCTTTCTACGCAAATCACATCGCCTTCGATTAAAACTCGTTCAAGACCAACAACAGTAATAGCAAAAATTACAATATCAACAGCACATTGAAACACGTCACAATCGCCTTCCCGCTCGTTCCGGACTAAACTGGAATGGACAAAAGAGCAATTTTgctcgcctttttttttctaagttaACGTATTACGTACGTCTTTATTCGATTACTTCTTTGATTACGAACTTGTAGTGTTAAAAAAGAGGAAGTCAACCAACCCAcaatcaccttttttttttaacgtaagggaaaacaaaaacgtaacAGATATAGGGCGCAGTGATAATTACATACTAATATCCTGACGATGCGGAAAGTAAATGGATCTATTTCTCTCTACGCCGATTGTTGCGACAAGTCGGTTTATTCTCCTGTATGCAAGTGGAAGCCGGAAGCACGTTGCCAATGTTAACTGTCTTCCACACACCTGCgttcaattgaaaattgtaGAAAGCATAGCATCTTACGGTTGTATATGTTCGCACACTTACCACTTCGGTTAACTTCCTCGGAAATGTTCATAGCTTTGGCACCTCCACTAGCGGTTCCACCAGCAGTTGAACTGTCTACAGGAATGTTCATAATGTTGCCATTCGGTAGTTGAATTTGAAAGTTTTTGCCACTAGGACTGCTGTAGTCAGTCATCTGTATTTGACTGACTGCGGCAACATTTGTCCCGCCCGCCTGCGTGAATTAGAAACGTTCAAATGTTATccatatttttataaaaattttaatttctaaTTAATCTAAAATGAAAGCGTGCGGTACTAGATTGGTTacttcttcgtcttcatcttcttctttgtgcTTCGTGTGGATCTCGGGCATCAAATCGTCCAGCACTTTCAATTCGTACTTggtgaaaatgaaatcaagtgATTTGCGAACGCCAATCATAACCACCAACTGTTGTAAAATTATTTATAGAAAATTGTATTAGTAGATCGTGAGGGACAATTTCGTTTACCATCAGGGGGAAAGCGATGGAGATGGCGTTGATCTCTTTGACGGCCCACAGAAGAATGAAACAAAGCAACTGAATGAAGGTGAACAGGTGGACGCGGCGTAGAGTCACTTTACGGAGATAGATATGATCCGGTTGGTATTTAGTGGGCATGAAAAGGAGCAACAGTCGATCGTAGAATTGCATATCAGCCAACGGAGACGTTCCCATGTACAAGAATACTCCAAACAGTACAGGCATCGGAATATAAGTCAGAATGGGGGTCATAAACACGGATAGGCCGATCATCGTAGAAATCATAATCAAAGTCACTCTCTGTTCCCTAAAAATGGCGACAGGTTTAATATTAGTAAAATGTTTTGTGTTACGTCTGTTAGCTGCTGTTACTTGACTCCCAAAAACTGAGGTTTCTCGCCCGGTGCGGCGCATTCTGTTTGCAGTTTTAGGGCGTTGACGTGATTGATAGAAAGGACTGTAGCGGCCACAAACCACGGAAGTCCCATAATTGATTTGATGATGATTAAAATGGCCAACACGAACAAATCCAGATGATAGCCACACCCTTTCTGTCATTATAATATGataaaatcaattgaaaattcaagGTGTTCAATGATTTTTGGAATGGCGTTTATACTTTGAGCTTGTTTTCACGGCGATTGACAATGACGGCAGTGATTTGTTGATCCATAAAAATGAGAATGGTAGCCAGCATTGCAGGAGCTACAGCGGCCGGAATGGTCCACCACGGATTGTTGAATGGCGACACGACCCAACCGCGCCCTTCCCATGTCGGTTTGAATTCGTCCGGCACGATTAGCTTTGGTGTTCGAACGCCGGCCATCGCGTCCATCAGAGACATGGAGCAAATGGTAATGAAGACACCAAAATCACTAATCACTTGCCGCACCTATCAAAACACCTTATCATTACAGTTAAGTTCGGTAAGAAATAATCTGTTGCTTTACGCTGTTTGGGAAGAAATTGGTCCGTTTCATGTTCTTCAGTGTAACACAGAGGAAGTAGGTCGAAACGCATAGAATAATCGACATCAAAAAGACTGAAAATGCAATTGAAAATTTCCAAATACAATCACTAGAATGCAAattgatgtttttctttaccgTTCGGGTACCAAGGCTTGTTGATGAGATGACAATCTGTTCCTTCTAGAGTTCCATTGTAAACCTGAAAGTAAATCGCTACTATTGACCAAAAGAAATCGACAAATGATTAAGGGCAATAACAAACCGATTGGCATTCTTGCCAAGAAATTTCCGACCAGGTGAAACTCATGTCGTCTCGATCAACGGAAGAATTGGACGGCAAACAGCGGCAATCGCTGATGACTGGTGGGTTCATCGGATACTTGTTACCAATCGAAATCACTTTCTCTATGGcctgaaaacaatttcatttcataTCCACGTCAACAATGAGCgcatctgtttttttgtttaccttgtaAATGAAAATGGTGGCAATTAGAAGGGCAAAGTTTTCTTCGGTAAATCGGGTGATGTAGCAAACAATAGCCGAGGCGTCGATAGCAACCAATATGAGCAAGATCAGTGCGATCCACATGCCTATCCAGAAGCGCAGACCCAAATAATCCAGCTCATATTTCCTGTGGGTTGTTCCGAAAATCAATAACGAGTTTCGAGGGGTTAGAAGTACCGTACTTCGTTTTGCGGTGCAACTTCATCTTACTTGCAAAAATCGTAGAGAATGTTCTCAAAGACGAGGACGGGACCAGTTGAACCGAGAATGGTGAGAGGTTGGCCAGAAAAGATGCCGTAAATAATTCCGCAGAGAAATCCTGAGCACAGGGACTCCATGGTGCCAAGACGATTCTCGGTGGCATCACCAAGCAATCCACCAAACGTGATCAAGGGTGTGAGGCAGGCAAAGTAGAGGAAGGTGAAAGCCGCTAGACATTGGATCGACATGGCATCCTTGTAATCTGACCAATACCACGGCAATTTCCGTTTGACATCATTGATCAATCCACCGAATAATCTTCCCGTGCGATATAGACCAGAAGTTTCTCGCACTTTActttcctcctcctcttcattCACTTCTTCCTTGTTCTTCTCAGGGAATTTTCTCATACTCTGCTCATGTTTAAAGGAACTCGTTATGTCGATGGCAACATGAAAGAAACACTGCCACACATACCTGAGATGGAATGGCAGCCGGTGGTTCAATACGGATCCtgttaaaaagagaaatgctcCATCATTTAACTGCCTCGATTATTCCGCGATTGACTATTACTGAGGATCCCATTCGCCAGGCGGCAAGATGGTGACGGCATCCATGAACTCGTCGATACCGGCCAAGAGATGGTCGCGGTTCTTGGCTCGGTAGGCCACTTCATGGAACACCTCATCCGACATCAACGTGGCCATCGCTCTGCCCACTTCGTGATAACTCGCTTGTCCTCCCTAAACAAATccgtttttattgttttgttgtgacaaaaaggaaggaagtAGATAGACTGAGAATGGATCGATGGAGCACGAACACGAAGTTGTGCTATTTCTATACAACCGTTCTAAGAGATTTATGTTTCTTCCCGGTGGGTTGCCATAGAGATGTCAAGAGACAGAAAGAGGGAaaccaacagaaaaaagaaaactaacatGAAAGAGACGAAATACTTACCACTGGTCCTAGAAgtatgaaaatgaaacgagTCGGAACTGGAACTTCTGTCAAATCGCCCAAAACGACCGGCTGGACCAGTCTGATGAACGCCGAAACAGGTTTTTCAAGACAATCTACTTCTCCCACCAATACATTCGAGGCTTCGGCTCCCGGTGGAATCTTTTTCAAGAACGACGTATTGCCCTATTTTGCCACacatgaaatagaaaagaattttaagcAACGTTATAATAGCTACTAGTCTATCATATAAGTTACTTTGTGAACGTCCCCATTGCCCATGTCTTTCTCACTGGCGTTGCGGAGCATCGAAGCGGCGCTGGGACTTGCAGCCATATTGGCATGACTTTGAGATGCGGTGCCTGGCGAGACCCAAGAGTGCACATCCATCAGCAGCAGGAGAACGATGACATGTaggagaaaataacaatagctTTTATTACAACATGTGTTGATCACtcgaccttttttctttttaaatcgtAGTTGTTCATTTTGGCATTTTTGGACTGATTGAGATATAATACTACAATGCCATTCGCTAACAATGTAGGTAACACGAAACGAACACGACTAGTGTTGTTCAGACGAATGGCTAAACTATTTATCCCAACTACTCCAATGATAATCATAACATGCCATGCCTTGCATCTATCGCTATTGCGTGGATGCGTGTTTCACGTTACCATGCTGTTATTTTGTCCATCGGTGTCTAAGTGTATGAACAATCTGTCCAATAAGGGGCTGATATTCGAGAGGAGTAATGACGAATTAGATTGGGAAACATGCAGGGATGTCTGTGGTAAATTCGATATTTTTACATCGAAAGATAATGGCACACAGAGTAGGAAACGAACTAATCAATAATTTGGGTGCACGATATGAAGGACCTTTTGCACGTGGGACGATGACGTATCGATCGAGCTGTCATCCGTTAGATCTATGACGAACGATGCAGGGCGAAAAAACTGTTATGTTTCCCTTAACTGAGGCTTGAATTATGAAGATGTTAACGATGACAGTGACATGTTGATGCCGATGAAGTTCTATCCACCTTTTCTTGGCCCATaactttttcttgttattaGATTTAGGTCGAACCTTTGCCCGGTAGTGTTATTAGGGTTTCCGTT
The nucleotide sequence above comes from Daphnia carinata strain CSIRO-1 chromosome 3, CSIRO_AGI_Dcar_HiC_V3, whole genome shotgun sequence. Encoded proteins:
- the LOC130697547 gene encoding protein tramtrack, beta isoform-like isoform X3 — its product is MTTSQQLFRLHWKNHSPNFVTVFSQLLNTESLVDVTLAADGKQIQAHRVVLSACSTYFQDLFVSHPCQHPIVLLKDIRYEDLHTVIHFMYYGEVNIKHDQLNSILKTAEVLHVKGFADVADKESFSAALLTQQTRSLDNFPESQQHSEQSQEHPGESASAAKRKRQRHGSGSIQLKSGPQDQPSPNSPLQKRQSFQSSKQTTDLSTRSSSSLDSTSVIKSQSSLAGQSSVESNVDMEYFPKESDLKPPPISSTGSLDTATAMMENGASCGLPLSKQKRILMRQDCVTRKEGDKDAIGGGESERASPIVHTFQPILPKILKSNSETELSDSRPRSQNTAYLQVPSRPTAPQVIGQRSQPIQPRPSGGTATDTLQVPCFTVDTVPSSSSHSSPKLRVKAEENLRRSISNPGVSSSPPVSTPSTNGHCPVLRTGAALGCNYCWNTNDSHGRILRRKTKYHCPDCQANLCIVPCFQEYHEKYVSSSSETKTSGSQQKGSNTSHQMFKMSSF
- the LOC130697547 gene encoding protein tramtrack, beta isoform-like isoform X2, with product MTTSQQLFRLHWKNHSPNFVTVFSQLLNTESLVDVTLAADGKQIQAHRVVLSACSTYFQDLFVSHPCQHPIVLLKDIRYEDLHTVIHFMYYGEVNIKHDQLNSILKTAEVLHVKGFADVADKESFSAALLTQQTRSLDNFPESQQHSEQSQEHPGESASAAKRKRQRHGSGSIQLKSGPQDQPSPNSPLQKRQSFQSSKQTTDLSTRSSSSLDSTSVIKSQSSLAGQSSVESNVDMEYFPKESDLKPPPISSTGSLDTATAMMENGASCGLPLSKQKRILMRQDCVTRKEGDKDAIGGGESERASPIVHTFQPILPKILKSNSETELSDSRPRSQNTAYLQVPSRPTAPQVIGQRSQPIQPRPSVSIEEMNTVAEPPTSTPPTLTRASSCIGGTATDTLQVPCFTVDTVPSSSSHSSPKLRVKAEENLRRSISNPGVSSSPPVSTPSTNGHCPVLRTGAALGCNYCWNTNDSHGRILRRKTKYHCPDCQANLCIVPCFQEYHEKYVSSSSETKTSGSQQKGSNTSHQMFKMSSF
- the LOC130697547 gene encoding protein tramtrack, beta isoform-like isoform X1; amino-acid sequence: MTTSQQLFRLHWKNHSPNFVTVFSQLLNTESLVDVTLAADGKQIQAHRVVLSACSTYFQDLFVSHPCQHPIVLLKDIRYEDLHTVIHFMYYGEVNIKHDQLNSILKTAEVLHVKGFADVADKESFSAALLTQQTRSLDNFPESQQHSEQSQEHPGESASAAKRKRQRHGSGSIQLKSGPQDQPSPNSPLQKRQSFQSSKQTTDLSTRSSSSLDSTSVIKSQSSLAGQSSVESNVDMEYFPKESDLKPPPISSTGSLDTATAMMENGASCGLPLSKQKRILMRQDCVTRKEGDKDAIGGGESERASPIVHTFQPILPKILKSNSETELSDSRPRSQNTAYLQVPSRPTAPQVIGQRSQPIQPRPSGTTLSPASGVATSPSSPQPMNIPTVAVTPVSAAPNIVIEHYPTIIRLVSIEEMNTVAEPPTSTPPTLTRASSCIGGTATDTLQVPCFTVDTVPSSSSHSSPKLRVKAEENLRRSISNPGVSSSPPVSTPSTNGHCPVLRTGAALGCNYCWNTNDSHGRILRRKTKYHCPDCQANLCIVPCFQEYHEKYVSSSSETKTSGSQQKGSNTSHQMFKMSSF
- the LOC130697548 gene encoding carbonic anhydrase 2-like, yielding MAHNWGYKSTNGPHTWAENYAEAAGQRQSPIDIQTSDVTLDPKLSSRQLTWNWPKHTVDVTNTGYCWKAHVHGEGSTLQGGPLKDTYQLEQYHCHWGANDSIGSEHTVDGKSYAGELHFVHWNTKYGSFSEALKHGDGLAVLGVFVEAGKEHGEANNLIRALNNIKFKDETVKLTDNLELDPSKLMPTNEPRPYWTYLGSLTTPPCSECVIWIVYKDPIQMSHEQLEAFRSMYCGDREQCCAANEMAECILTNFRPCLPKGDRCVRASYS